A genomic region of Xanthomonas campestris pv. phormiicola contains the following coding sequences:
- a CDS encoding tetratricopeptide repeat protein has translation MAATLLVGMETWSECMRLGMQQMRGGESHAAILYFERAAALRPGHATARFNLAAALLRSGEHEPALHVYDHLLADRPDHAALHHGRGLTLNALGERASALAAFRTAVSRDEDAWQSWGSIADITSDELERQEAVRCAAEALERLCCKPEVPASLHVECANALINAHRYADAVAFISRRISRFPNASAAYNSLARAAYRRGTFKDAFCYQREALFSLDPKAMPGEPLPNPFKPNAAIEAACDVIQILEAHGLAPFLVAGTLLGFHRDGGPLSHDRDVDIGVMRQADDKQDVVAIVREHPTLLLRHDHQPGARYIALIHRGVGIDLFVHDRIGDHIFCGMTDRPGDTQWRFKVFGLDQRDYGGIRWRIPDAPERYLAETYGPRWQFPDPGFASAISSPALYEVDPHVRAYYALTRARQSLLFGDRAKARALLRQSPIPVDDDIERAPCLNAYI, from the coding sequence ATGGCCGCGACGCTGCTCGTGGGGATGGAGACTTGGAGCGAGTGTATGCGCCTCGGCATGCAACAGATGCGCGGCGGAGAATCCCATGCCGCCATCTTGTATTTCGAACGGGCCGCTGCCCTTCGTCCGGGCCACGCAACAGCTCGCTTCAATCTGGCGGCCGCCCTGTTGCGGTCTGGCGAGCATGAGCCCGCACTCCACGTTTACGACCACCTTCTCGCCGACAGGCCCGACCACGCGGCCCTGCATCATGGTCGTGGCTTGACACTGAATGCGCTTGGCGAGCGGGCATCTGCGCTTGCAGCCTTCCGTACAGCTGTGAGCCGCGACGAAGATGCCTGGCAATCCTGGGGATCGATCGCCGACATCACCTCGGACGAACTCGAAAGGCAGGAGGCCGTCCGCTGCGCCGCCGAGGCACTCGAACGCCTTTGCTGCAAGCCGGAGGTGCCGGCCTCGCTCCACGTCGAGTGCGCCAACGCATTGATCAACGCCCACCGCTACGCCGATGCAGTTGCGTTCATTTCACGTCGCATTTCCCGATTCCCCAACGCGTCTGCGGCTTACAACAGCTTGGCGCGTGCCGCCTATCGCCGTGGAACCTTTAAGGATGCGTTTTGCTACCAGCGCGAGGCACTGTTCTCACTAGATCCCAAGGCCATGCCGGGAGAGCCGCTTCCGAATCCGTTCAAGCCCAACGCTGCCATCGAGGCCGCCTGTGACGTCATCCAGATACTGGAAGCCCATGGCCTCGCGCCCTTTCTGGTGGCCGGCACGCTGCTGGGGTTTCACCGCGACGGCGGACCACTCTCACATGACCGCGATGTGGACATCGGTGTGATGCGGCAAGCGGACGATAAGCAGGACGTCGTGGCCATCGTACGCGAGCACCCGACCCTGCTGCTGCGTCACGATCACCAACCTGGAGCCCGCTACATCGCCCTGATCCATCGGGGCGTGGGGATCGACCTCTTTGTCCACGACAGGATTGGCGACCACATCTTCTGCGGCATGACCGACCGACCGGGCGACACCCAGTGGCGGTTCAAAGTCTTCGGACTGGACCAGCGGGACTACGGTGGCATTCGCTGGCGCATCCCCGACGCGCCCGAGCGGTATCTGGCCGAAACATACGGCCCGCGCTGGCAGTTCCCCGACCCCGGCTTCGCCTCGGCGATCAGTTCGCCGGCCCTGTATGAGGTCGATCCACATGTGCGTGCTTACTACGCACTGACCCGTGCCAGGCAGTCGCTGCTGTTCGGTGACCGCGCCAAGGCCAGAGCACTGCTGCGCCAATCCCCGATCCCGGTTGACGATGACATCGAGAGGGCACCATGTCTGAACGCCTATATCTAG
- a CDS encoding GntR family transcriptional regulator, with product MKADIKSGAFPSGHPISAAMVSRRFSSSIIPVREALYRLAGERLIEARDHEGFYAVRISEVGLRDLYKWQYHLVLESLDQSFKPALKAAEAANINNSDPSLATIEVLFRTLADKSGNQELGVAIHNTLDRTVPVALVKDQVSDDWATEYENLLRHWQLGDVHLFKDALHSYNSRRIELVPDLVERLNHLRPSD from the coding sequence ATGAAAGCAGACATCAAGTCTGGTGCCTTCCCGTCTGGCCACCCGATTTCTGCGGCCATGGTTTCCAGACGTTTTTCGAGCAGCATCATACCGGTCAGGGAAGCCCTCTATCGACTTGCTGGTGAACGCCTGATTGAGGCAAGAGATCATGAGGGCTTCTATGCAGTCCGCATCAGCGAGGTCGGCCTGCGTGATCTTTATAAATGGCAATACCATCTTGTGTTGGAATCACTGGATCAGTCCTTCAAGCCCGCGCTAAAAGCAGCCGAAGCCGCCAACATAAATAACTCCGATCCATCGCTAGCCACTATCGAAGTCTTGTTTCGCACCTTGGCTGACAAATCCGGCAATCAGGAATTAGGCGTCGCAATTCACAACACGCTCGACCGCACCGTTCCTGTTGCATTGGTAAAAGACCAAGTGTCAGACGACTGGGCTACCGAATACGAGAACCTGCTAAGGCATTGGCAACTCGGCGACGTTCACTTATTCAAGGATGCATTGCACTCCTATAACAGCCGCCGAATCGAGCTCGTTCCTGATCTGGTAGAGCGGTTAAACCATCTCCGCCCGAGCGACTGA
- a CDS encoding asparagine synthase C-terminal domain-containing protein, protein MHAFFAMLWNQADPRAAAAATRLAVQVRAALGESVHRLVGQGFALYALDAFQGGETLLALNDNEGRAVGAVFGTLFDTSASLSGSRAVLTRLGEVDTKRLLASQCRSIVKDYWGSYVAFLNCGNDTFVIADPTSSIPCFYTQQQGLTLVFSHLEKCPFLDMGAFTINERFISRVLAYDKIQHGETGLNEVRELLGGERLRISGAAPTTDLIWDPRQIALDVHAPSLKDAAAELRETTQAVVGTWGESFEKITVNLSGGLDSSIVLACLAKTTDPAKVNAVHFVMGAADATERRYARIIAEHTGHTLIEVLEEPTRPLPGVHEHPPTARPYRQFLGQELASRLAANTDVGRALFTGQGGDHLFLHSRSTLGFADYLAHHPLGLDAPAELLRSARLSQTSIWHVLRDTLPYRFGKTHRSAVVQDIEKRRTGVNQRAFDTLVAEDCMPVWTRQARGVPPAKFDQISYLVHLYQVRESLDHYGPKEMIHPLISQPLIELSLRLPTYLLCANGRSRGLARTAFTGMLSEQIRLRTSKGESTKFFAEHIKANSQQLLQALAEGELAARGMISRQEVQAFVARNDYKVQKFGFMMLPYYAIEAWLQTWKRISNGSSKAA, encoded by the coding sequence ATGCACGCATTCTTCGCCATGCTCTGGAACCAGGCAGACCCACGCGCGGCAGCGGCGGCCACGCGGCTGGCGGTCCAGGTCCGCGCCGCCCTCGGCGAGTCCGTCCACCGCCTGGTGGGGCAAGGCTTTGCACTGTATGCACTGGATGCATTTCAGGGCGGGGAGACGCTCCTTGCCCTCAATGACAACGAAGGTCGCGCCGTGGGGGCTGTCTTCGGCACCCTGTTCGACACATCCGCCAGCCTGTCCGGCTCCCGGGCCGTACTGACCCGCCTGGGTGAAGTTGATACAAAGCGGCTACTCGCCTCGCAATGCCGCTCGATCGTCAAGGACTACTGGGGCAGCTACGTCGCCTTCCTAAATTGCGGCAACGACACCTTCGTCATCGCAGACCCGACCTCCTCGATCCCGTGCTTCTACACCCAACAGCAAGGCCTGACGCTGGTCTTCTCGCATCTGGAAAAGTGCCCTTTCCTGGACATGGGCGCGTTCACCATCAACGAGCGCTTCATTTCCAGGGTGCTGGCCTACGACAAGATCCAGCACGGTGAAACCGGCCTCAACGAGGTCAGAGAACTGCTCGGTGGGGAGCGGTTGCGGATCTCCGGCGCGGCACCGACCACGGACTTGATCTGGGATCCCAGGCAGATCGCCCTGGACGTCCATGCCCCCTCCCTCAAGGATGCGGCCGCCGAACTGCGGGAGACCACGCAGGCCGTCGTCGGCACCTGGGGCGAATCCTTCGAGAAGATAACCGTTAATCTCTCCGGCGGCCTGGACTCCTCCATCGTGCTGGCCTGCCTGGCCAAGACCACAGATCCGGCCAAGGTCAATGCCGTCCACTTCGTCATGGGCGCTGCAGACGCGACCGAACGCCGATACGCGCGCATTATCGCCGAGCACACCGGGCACACGCTGATCGAGGTGCTGGAGGAACCCACCCGGCCACTCCCCGGCGTCCATGAGCACCCGCCAACCGCACGCCCATACCGCCAGTTTCTTGGGCAGGAACTAGCATCGCGCCTGGCTGCCAATACCGATGTCGGCAGGGCGCTGTTCACCGGACAAGGGGGCGACCACCTGTTCCTACACAGCAGAAGCACCTTGGGATTCGCCGACTATCTCGCGCATCATCCCTTGGGCCTGGATGCGCCGGCTGAGCTTCTCCGCTCCGCCAGGCTTTCGCAGACTTCGATCTGGCATGTGCTGCGGGACACCTTGCCCTATCGGTTCGGCAAAACGCATCGCAGCGCCGTGGTTCAAGACATCGAGAAACGTCGCACCGGCGTCAACCAGCGCGCCTTTGACACCCTGGTCGCCGAAGACTGCATGCCGGTGTGGACGCGACAGGCCCGTGGCGTGCCGCCCGCCAAGTTCGATCAGATCAGCTATCTGGTACACCTGTACCAGGTCCGGGAGTCGCTGGATCACTACGGCCCAAAGGAAATGATCCACCCGTTGATCTCACAGCCGCTGATCGAGTTGTCGCTGCGCCTGCCCACCTACCTGCTGTGCGCCAACGGGCGCAGCCGGGGGCTGGCAAGAACCGCCTTCACTGGCATGCTCTCCGAGCAGATTCGCCTGCGCACGTCGAAAGGCGAGTCGACAAAATTCTTCGCTGAACACATCAAGGCGAACAGTCAGCAATTGTTGCAGGCGCTGGCCGAAGGCGAACTCGCCGCGCGCGGCATGATCTCACGGCAAGAGGTCCAGGCCTTTGTTGCGCGCAACGACTACAAGGTCCAGAAATTCGGATTCATGATGTTGCCGTATTACGCCATTGAAGCTTGGCTGCAGACCTGGAAGCGGATCAGCAACGGCAGCTCCAAGGCCGCATGA
- a CDS encoding lasso peptide biosynthesis B2 protein, producing MSERLYLDHNVFFREIDGTYLFLDSAKDKYLTLTGAQAEWFSEIRQSGNASTLSTNALKFSDRLTQSGLVRTQSEGGKPIEEIHYQTPEYSVFMRGADVPPSASVKDAPRFFMTYMASCLSHRHNKTDVSRTLQAVKHWKSGLPDARADLRKRAIELTERFHGLTPFFYTSYDACFFTSLFLVKYLSRFGLSADWVFAVRLVPFSAHCWVEFDHVVLNEDYDKTLAFKPIMLA from the coding sequence ATGTCTGAACGCCTATATCTAGACCACAACGTCTTCTTCCGCGAAATCGACGGCACCTACCTGTTCCTGGATTCGGCCAAGGACAAGTACCTCACGCTTACGGGTGCCCAGGCAGAGTGGTTCTCGGAGATACGCCAATCAGGGAACGCAAGCACGCTCTCGACCAACGCCCTGAAATTCTCAGACCGGCTCACGCAAAGCGGGCTCGTCAGAACCCAAAGCGAGGGCGGAAAGCCCATCGAGGAGATCCACTACCAGACTCCGGAATACTCCGTCTTCATGCGCGGGGCTGATGTCCCGCCTTCGGCCTCGGTCAAGGACGCACCAAGGTTCTTCATGACCTACATGGCGAGCTGCCTATCGCACCGGCACAACAAGACGGACGTGAGCCGGACGCTCCAGGCAGTCAAGCACTGGAAATCAGGGCTTCCGGATGCGCGTGCGGACTTGCGCAAACGCGCGATCGAACTCACCGAGCGGTTCCATGGCCTGACCCCGTTCTTCTACACCTCGTACGATGCCTGCTTCTTCACCAGCCTGTTCCTGGTCAAGTACCTGTCCCGCTTCGGCCTGTCGGCCGATTGGGTCTTTGCAGTCCGGTTGGTGCCATTTTCTGCGCATTGCTGGGTGGAGTTCGATCACGTGGTCCTCAATGAGGACTACGACAAGACGCTCGCATTCAAACCCATCATGTTGGCTTAG
- a CDS encoding MASE1 domain-containing protein, which produces MADSLKTIVQGTLLAIGYCLAFQAAWHCSFDQWYLPAGLRLAVLLFAPYRLLPYFLLGDAAALLMLRVPAITSMGVNPTWAYCSSWILMPAISAVPLAIRARLRDLQKREAVLVPMLLLAAVWGALCSVGINIMLDGPKSTMSWEKLARFIVGDYLGMMMVILPTLLWLRRNDDEVPGRILPHVGWAVATIATVSGLVVFVPDDTIRLVLMALMIAPAIMLTRLHGWRGATLGVVLANVAIALSLPRTGVLGTYDEAGFLVQVLLAIAATGLFVLGSRISSAVDETRAKIRGQEQAVRSARQSYLWSERCLRDRVVQYVDVQVQVNKLRRDIETYLKSRGQHDAAMQMVRTGFIQAQLLNDYVTALYPLQIETHGLFHVLRSSSFANVCNTEIEARVLRGQPRDLSIGLQLAAYRGVLQVIEQLPRSDRHVIKARVWKAGGAQGIAVSVRVDGRRVIGVRQTELDGDGEMVSRFQAYGGTYKRRHRLAISFLVSEAKGTRSVFRYDDPGTAVGSFL; this is translated from the coding sequence ATGGCCGATTCTTTGAAAACTATTGTGCAAGGAACGTTACTGGCCATCGGCTACTGCTTGGCATTCCAGGCCGCGTGGCATTGCTCTTTCGATCAATGGTATTTACCTGCCGGCCTGCGCCTCGCGGTTCTCCTATTCGCCCCATATCGCCTTCTTCCATATTTCCTGCTGGGCGACGCCGCGGCATTGTTGATGTTGCGTGTGCCAGCGATCACGAGCATGGGCGTGAATCCGACGTGGGCCTACTGCAGCTCCTGGATCCTGATGCCGGCCATCTCCGCCGTGCCACTTGCGATCCGTGCAAGGTTGCGGGATCTTCAAAAGCGTGAAGCAGTGCTCGTCCCCATGCTGCTCCTTGCCGCCGTATGGGGCGCTCTGTGTTCTGTCGGCATCAATATCATGCTGGATGGACCGAAATCGACGATGAGCTGGGAGAAGCTGGCGCGGTTCATCGTCGGCGACTACCTCGGAATGATGATGGTTATTTTGCCAACGCTGCTATGGCTGCGCCGCAACGATGATGAGGTGCCCGGCCGGATCCTCCCACATGTGGGGTGGGCGGTCGCGACGATCGCGACGGTCTCGGGCTTGGTTGTTTTTGTGCCAGACGACACGATCCGTCTTGTCCTAATGGCACTAATGATCGCCCCTGCGATCATGCTAACCCGCTTGCACGGCTGGCGTGGCGCAACGTTAGGTGTTGTGCTTGCCAACGTCGCGATTGCTCTTTCGCTGCCTCGAACTGGTGTATTGGGCACCTACGACGAGGCAGGATTTCTGGTGCAGGTTTTGCTCGCAATAGCTGCTACAGGACTGTTCGTCCTGGGCTCGCGGATCTCAAGTGCAGTAGATGAAACACGGGCAAAGATTCGGGGGCAAGAGCAAGCGGTGCGTTCAGCGCGGCAGAGCTATCTGTGGTCGGAGCGGTGTCTTCGAGACCGTGTGGTCCAGTACGTTGATGTCCAGGTACAGGTAAACAAGCTTCGCCGCGACATCGAGACGTATCTGAAATCTCGTGGACAACATGACGCAGCGATGCAGATGGTACGCACGGGGTTTATCCAAGCCCAACTGCTCAATGACTACGTTACCGCGTTGTATCCATTGCAAATTGAAACGCATGGGCTGTTCCACGTGTTGCGCTCTTCGTCGTTCGCGAATGTGTGCAACACCGAGATCGAGGCACGCGTTTTGCGAGGGCAACCGCGAGACTTGTCGATCGGACTTCAGTTGGCGGCTTATCGCGGCGTCCTGCAGGTGATCGAACAGCTTCCGCGCTCTGACCGGCATGTGATCAAGGCCCGTGTTTGGAAAGCGGGTGGCGCTCAAGGCATCGCGGTATCCGTGAGAGTGGATGGCCGGAGAGTCATTGGCGTGAGGCAGACGGAACTAGATGGTGATGGCGAGATGGTGAGCCGTTTCCAGGCCTATGGCGGCACCTACAAGCGCCGCCATAGGCTGGCTATCAGCTTCCTCGTTTCGGAGGCGAAAGGAACGAGATCAGTCTTTCGTTACGATGATCCAGGCACGGCTGTTGGAAGTTTCCTGTAG
- a CDS encoding prolyl oligopeptidase family serine peptidase: MAIYGMYARVLSSILAISAFSPAMAAEGTHPVSADDVLAVEGLGAAISDPNGRWLVFERLRPYDQSDDFSFRTYAAQHTGHQLWRYDPKASATPQLLPGLDPAPHSYQQGFSPSGRFLAVMQYRLGTLSLAAYDMAAEKAVRFARTPAFSRDGAHNPVWVSDDMLIYAALPEGDAPELTSVRAHTGRTLAKAWEAAWRGDTVTASEVRTVAQDQSDQQEVGSLLLANARTGKETVIANGLYADLRVSPDRRLVAALAVSKPRRTDPNAPVTDDPRRYRLTVFDVASGRARCLAPELDFFPYTIAWSPEGTRLAAYGWRPGEGPRTGRFYVIDVRTGITVRYDHVGLDLASERERGWLQRPERVSFLGDGLAVFARRIPASESQAPRLTYRDVRPVGLSKPDWYRLSADGTSRNLTDGLADVSGVPVHAGLDHLTVVAADGVYRLGADGERRRLTPELPGRFRFLPSGTFSTRSLVARPEFSDEALFDVSGPGPAKIVMVDLRDNRQARTVVVDAPAADATPLAGSLASSTMLFRADEGQGSRLLVTTGGSGTAPREIARINAHLAEVDLGTWKTVSYQVADPLGNGPAQTIESCVLLPPGNGGARQLPTIIEVYPNAVPRCGPSDARLDAPSIDSPYIWAGKGYAYARLALPRQLLRTDAGPIAGMPSAVEAGVQALVAAGVSDPARMALFGYSQGGVSALYVSAYSHRFKAVIAVNSWADLFSHYFGANGVYSSVYGSYFGDFGRYDSIAGNDFGIGKTPFDDPDIYIRNSPVFLAPRIDAPVLLFHTDMDSFSMSQFDEMYAALSRAGKDARYVRYWGEGHAPSSPANMRDLWERMDAFLSEKGVKPNAVDRPGQVPDL; the protein is encoded by the coding sequence ATGGCCATCTACGGCATGTACGCGCGTGTCCTCTCCAGCATCCTCGCCATCTCTGCTTTCTCGCCAGCCATGGCTGCGGAGGGCACCCACCCCGTGTCGGCGGATGACGTGCTGGCCGTGGAAGGGCTCGGCGCGGCGATCAGCGATCCGAACGGGCGCTGGTTGGTCTTCGAGCGTCTGCGTCCCTACGATCAATCGGACGACTTCAGTTTTCGCACCTATGCGGCGCAACATACCGGTCATCAGCTCTGGCGATACGATCCGAAAGCCAGCGCTACGCCGCAGTTGCTGCCGGGCCTCGATCCTGCGCCGCACAGCTATCAGCAAGGGTTTTCTCCCTCCGGTCGCTTTCTCGCAGTCATGCAGTACCGGCTCGGTACGCTGTCGCTGGCGGCCTACGATATGGCAGCCGAGAAGGCGGTGAGGTTCGCGCGGACGCCGGCCTTCAGCCGGGATGGCGCGCACAACCCGGTCTGGGTCTCCGATGACATGCTCATTTACGCGGCGCTACCGGAGGGCGATGCACCCGAGCTGACGAGCGTGCGCGCCCATACGGGGCGAACCTTAGCCAAGGCCTGGGAGGCGGCCTGGCGCGGCGATACCGTCACCGCGAGCGAAGTGCGTACTGTGGCTCAAGATCAGTCCGACCAACAGGAAGTAGGCAGCCTGTTGCTAGCCAATGCACGTACCGGCAAAGAAACGGTCATCGCCAACGGATTGTATGCCGACCTGCGGGTCTCCCCGGATCGGCGGTTAGTGGCGGCGCTTGCGGTCTCCAAGCCACGCCGGACCGATCCCAATGCACCCGTGACGGACGATCCGCGCCGCTACCGCCTGACCGTCTTCGATGTGGCGAGCGGCCGCGCGCGGTGTCTGGCTCCGGAACTGGACTTCTTCCCCTACACGATCGCCTGGTCGCCGGAAGGGACACGCCTTGCGGCATACGGGTGGCGGCCTGGTGAAGGCCCGCGCACGGGCAGGTTTTACGTGATCGACGTGCGAACGGGCATCACCGTGCGCTATGACCACGTTGGTCTTGATCTGGCATCGGAGCGGGAGCGCGGCTGGCTGCAACGCCCGGAACGGGTGAGCTTTCTCGGAGATGGCTTGGCCGTGTTTGCCCGGCGTATTCCCGCGTCGGAGAGCCAGGCGCCGCGGCTCACTTACCGCGATGTGCGTCCGGTCGGTCTGTCCAAGCCCGATTGGTACCGTCTGTCCGCGGACGGTACGTCCAGGAACCTGACCGATGGTCTTGCTGACGTGTCGGGCGTGCCGGTGCACGCGGGGCTCGATCATCTGACGGTCGTGGCGGCCGATGGCGTGTATCGCCTTGGTGCAGATGGCGAGCGCCGCCGCCTCACGCCTGAACTGCCGGGGCGCTTTCGCTTCCTGCCCTCCGGGACTTTCTCGACGCGCAGCTTGGTTGCCCGCCCGGAGTTCAGCGACGAGGCCTTGTTTGACGTCAGTGGGCCCGGCCCGGCGAAGATCGTCATGGTTGACCTGCGCGACAACCGCCAAGCCCGCACGGTCGTGGTGGACGCGCCGGCAGCCGATGCCACGCCGCTGGCGGGATCGTTGGCGTCCAGCACAATGCTCTTCCGTGCCGACGAGGGGCAGGGGTCACGGCTGCTCGTGACGACAGGTGGCAGTGGCACAGCGCCGCGCGAGATCGCACGGATCAATGCCCATCTGGCCGAGGTCGATCTGGGGACCTGGAAAACCGTGTCCTATCAGGTCGCCGATCCGCTGGGGAACGGCCCCGCGCAGACGATCGAGAGCTGCGTGTTGCTTCCGCCTGGCAATGGTGGTGCGCGGCAGCTGCCCACGATTATCGAGGTGTATCCCAACGCCGTCCCACGCTGCGGCCCCAGTGATGCGCGATTGGACGCGCCGAGCATCGATTCCCCCTACATTTGGGCCGGAAAGGGCTACGCCTATGCACGCCTGGCTCTGCCACGGCAGTTGCTCCGGACGGACGCTGGCCCAATCGCAGGGATGCCTAGCGCGGTCGAAGCCGGCGTGCAGGCGTTGGTGGCCGCCGGGGTCTCCGACCCGGCGCGGATGGCGCTGTTCGGATATAGTCAGGGCGGTGTGTCGGCGCTGTACGTGTCTGCATATTCCCATCGGTTCAAGGCGGTCATCGCCGTGAACAGTTGGGCCGATCTCTTCAGTCATTACTTCGGAGCGAATGGGGTCTACTCGTCAGTTTACGGGAGCTATTTCGGCGATTTCGGAAGGTACGACAGCATCGCCGGAAACGACTTCGGTATTGGCAAAACGCCGTTCGATGACCCGGACATCTACATCCGCAACAGTCCCGTTTTCCTCGCGCCGCGGATCGATGCGCCTGTACTGCTGTTCCATACCGACATGGACAGCTTTTCCATGTCGCAGTTCGATGAGATGTATGCCGCGCTCAGCCGCGCCGGGAAAGACGCGCGCTATGTGCGGTATTGGGGTGAGGGGCATGCCCCTTCTTCTCCGGCGAACATGCGCGATCTGTGGGAGCGTATGGACGCGTTCTTGAGTGAGAAGGGCGTCAAACCGAACGCTGTCGACCGGCCAGGCCAGGTACCGGATTTGTAG